The Humulus lupulus chromosome 4, drHumLupu1.1, whole genome shotgun sequence genome has a window encoding:
- the LOC133831317 gene encoding IQ domain-containing protein IQM3 isoform X1 yields MEVVQQTQSLSSFELQSKSSPFPYSLGDLSISSSDSRSRGFLSPRMSGSESPSTVDQEVTSNCTEVPAVDGGDVVVAENSTERDAPATAAVKLQKVYRGYRTRRRLADTAVVAEELWWQALDYVRLNHSTISFFNFAKPETATERWNRVSLNASKVGKGLSKDAKAQKLAFQHWIEAIDPRHRYGHSLHLYYKEWCKTDAGQPFFYWLDIGDGKEIDLEKCPRSKLRQQCIKYLGPQEREHYEYVVVEGKIIRKQTGELLDTKNGQEGAKWIFVMSTSKQLYAGEKKKGVFHHSSFLAGGATLAAGRLEAELGTLKSISAYSGHYRPTDDRLDTFLSFLKENGVNLNEVQIRKANEDSDTYDESKVSTAGTVLNSLTASETAEVETPQEPPNTSSPESAKPPQIETKGNYKRTLSGGLQSPRADVPKAKLLERINSKKAAKSYQLGNQLSLKWSTGAGPRIGCVADYPVEVRVQALEFVNLSPRTPPTPSACRRAAGLVSLTSFSSPKDLNVEDGNSLY; encoded by the exons ATGGAAGTCGTTCAACAAACTCAGTCGCTCTCGAGCTTCGAGCTCCAGTCAAAGTCTTCTCCATTCCCGTACTCACTCGGGGACTTGAGCATTTCGTCCTCGGACTCTCGTTCTCGAGGCTTTCTCAGCCCCAGAATGTCTGGCTCCGAGTCTCCTTCGACTGTCGATCAGGAAGTTACTTCCAATTGCACCGAGGTTCCGGCTGTCGACGGCGGAGATGTCGTCGTCGCTGAAAATTCGACTGAGCGTGACGCGCCAGCAACTGCTGCGGTGAAGCTTCAGAAGGTGTATAGGGGTTATCGCACACGGCGTAGGTTAGCGGACACTGCCGTTGTGGCGGAAGAGCTCTG GTGGCAAGCTTTGGACTATGTTAGACTGAATCACAGTACGATTTCGTTCTTCAATTTCGCAAAACCTGAAACCGCGACTGAAAGGTGGAATCGTGTTAGCTTAAATGCTTCCAag GTGGGAAAGGGTTTGTCTAAAGACGCCAAAGCACAAAAACTGGCTTTTCAACATTGGATTGAAGCT ATTGATCCAAGGCATCGGTATGGTCATAGCTTGCATCTGTACTACAAAGAGTGGTGTAAAACCGATGCTGGTCAGCCATTCTTTTACTG GTTGGACATAGGAGATGGTAAAGAGATTGACCTCGAAAAATGTCCAAGATCAAAGCTTAGGCAACAATGCATCAAATATCTTGGACCT CAAGAGAGAGAACATTACGAATACGTGGTTGTGGAGGGAAAGATTATTCGCAAACAAACTGGAGAGCTCCTTGATACAAAAAACGGACAGGAAGGGGCCAAGTGGATATTTGTTATGAGCACCTCTAAGCAACTGTATGCTGGCGAG AAAAAGAAAGGGGTATTTCATCATTCTAGCTTCTTGGCTGGTGGAGCTACATTAGCTGCAGGGAGACTAGAGGCAGAGCTTGGGACGCTGAAG TCCATCTCTGCATATAGTGGCCATTATCGGCCAACAGATGATCGTTTGGACACCTTTCTGTCATTTCTCAAGGAAAATGGAGTGAACCTTAATGAAGTCCAG ATACGCAAGGCAAATGAAGATTCTGATACCTATGATGAGAGCAAGGTCAGTACAGCTGGGACTGTGCTCAATAGTTTAACAGCCTCTGAAACTGCCGAGGTTGAAACTCCACAAGAACCGCCAAATACCTCATCCCCTGAATCTGCCAAACCTCCCCAGATTGAAACGAAAGGCAATTACAAGAGGACATTATCTGGTGGTCTTCAGAGTCCAAGAGCTGATGTTCCAAAAGCCAAATTACTGGAAAGAATTAATTCCAAGAAGGCAGCAAAATCTTATCAGTTAGGAAATCAGCTCTCACTAAAGTGGTCAACCGGAGCTGGCCCAAGGATTGGTTGTGTTGCAGACTACCCTGTAGAAGTGAGAGTACAAGCCCTGGAATTTGTAAACCTGTCTCCCAGAACTCCCCCAACACCATCAGCATGTAGGCGAGCAGCCGGTCTTGTATCGCTCACATCTTTTTCTTCGCCAAAGGATCTGAATGTTGAAGATGGAAACTCTCTTTATTAG
- the LOC133831317 gene encoding IQ domain-containing protein IQM3 isoform X2, translating to MEVVQQTQSLSSFELQSKSSPFPYSLGDLSISSSDSRSRGFLSPRMSGSESPSTVDQEVTSNCTEVPAVTAAVKLQKVYRGYRTRRRLADTAVVAEELWWQALDYVRLNHSTISFFNFAKPETATERWNRVSLNASKVGKGLSKDAKAQKLAFQHWIEAIDPRHRYGHSLHLYYKEWCKTDAGQPFFYWLDIGDGKEIDLEKCPRSKLRQQCIKYLGPQEREHYEYVVVEGKIIRKQTGELLDTKNGQEGAKWIFVMSTSKQLYAGEKKKGVFHHSSFLAGGATLAAGRLEAELGTLKSISAYSGHYRPTDDRLDTFLSFLKENGVNLNEVQIRKANEDSDTYDESKVSTAGTVLNSLTASETAEVETPQEPPNTSSPESAKPPQIETKGNYKRTLSGGLQSPRADVPKAKLLERINSKKAAKSYQLGNQLSLKWSTGAGPRIGCVADYPVEVRVQALEFVNLSPRTPPTPSACRRAAGLVSLTSFSSPKDLNVEDGNSLY from the exons ATGGAAGTCGTTCAACAAACTCAGTCGCTCTCGAGCTTCGAGCTCCAGTCAAAGTCTTCTCCATTCCCGTACTCACTCGGGGACTTGAGCATTTCGTCCTCGGACTCTCGTTCTCGAGGCTTTCTCAGCCCCAGAATGTCTGGCTCCGAGTCTCCTTCGACTGTCGATCAGGAAGTTACTTCCAATTGCACCGAGGTTCCGGCTGT AACTGCTGCGGTGAAGCTTCAGAAGGTGTATAGGGGTTATCGCACACGGCGTAGGTTAGCGGACACTGCCGTTGTGGCGGAAGAGCTCTG GTGGCAAGCTTTGGACTATGTTAGACTGAATCACAGTACGATTTCGTTCTTCAATTTCGCAAAACCTGAAACCGCGACTGAAAGGTGGAATCGTGTTAGCTTAAATGCTTCCAag GTGGGAAAGGGTTTGTCTAAAGACGCCAAAGCACAAAAACTGGCTTTTCAACATTGGATTGAAGCT ATTGATCCAAGGCATCGGTATGGTCATAGCTTGCATCTGTACTACAAAGAGTGGTGTAAAACCGATGCTGGTCAGCCATTCTTTTACTG GTTGGACATAGGAGATGGTAAAGAGATTGACCTCGAAAAATGTCCAAGATCAAAGCTTAGGCAACAATGCATCAAATATCTTGGACCT CAAGAGAGAGAACATTACGAATACGTGGTTGTGGAGGGAAAGATTATTCGCAAACAAACTGGAGAGCTCCTTGATACAAAAAACGGACAGGAAGGGGCCAAGTGGATATTTGTTATGAGCACCTCTAAGCAACTGTATGCTGGCGAG AAAAAGAAAGGGGTATTTCATCATTCTAGCTTCTTGGCTGGTGGAGCTACATTAGCTGCAGGGAGACTAGAGGCAGAGCTTGGGACGCTGAAG TCCATCTCTGCATATAGTGGCCATTATCGGCCAACAGATGATCGTTTGGACACCTTTCTGTCATTTCTCAAGGAAAATGGAGTGAACCTTAATGAAGTCCAG ATACGCAAGGCAAATGAAGATTCTGATACCTATGATGAGAGCAAGGTCAGTACAGCTGGGACTGTGCTCAATAGTTTAACAGCCTCTGAAACTGCCGAGGTTGAAACTCCACAAGAACCGCCAAATACCTCATCCCCTGAATCTGCCAAACCTCCCCAGATTGAAACGAAAGGCAATTACAAGAGGACATTATCTGGTGGTCTTCAGAGTCCAAGAGCTGATGTTCCAAAAGCCAAATTACTGGAAAGAATTAATTCCAAGAAGGCAGCAAAATCTTATCAGTTAGGAAATCAGCTCTCACTAAAGTGGTCAACCGGAGCTGGCCCAAGGATTGGTTGTGTTGCAGACTACCCTGTAGAAGTGAGAGTACAAGCCCTGGAATTTGTAAACCTGTCTCCCAGAACTCCCCCAACACCATCAGCATGTAGGCGAGCAGCCGGTCTTGTATCGCTCACATCTTTTTCTTCGCCAAAGGATCTGAATGTTGAAGATGGAAACTCTCTTTATTAG